A single window of Microbispora hainanensis DNA harbors:
- a CDS encoding sugar ABC transporter substrate-binding protein, with protein sequence MKIVKLAVATTATAALALGLAACGSDDSGSTTAPSASAAASGPKFAGQTLTVWRLGAPTDVFTKYMDDLNAKFKEQTGAEAKVQWIPWPDAQKKWTTALAGGEGPDVTEFGNDQVAAWVAQDALTDITDAVKNDPELQQIPQNLWSYETIDGKIYAVPWGGGTRAVLYRKDWFEKLGIEVPKTWDDLVAAAKTIVDKQGKDVDGFAFNGGSDANMSLSPFVWSAGGDFAKFEGGKWVGQLTQPGFKEGFQFYTDLVAKDGVSGKGRLTQNSVDIAQRFAAGKVGMYVTGGWDIAAIKEQSKGKVDESKMGFFSLPAKDGSGPAPAFQGGNDIAVWKDAKNPELALEYVKLAAGKEFGVRYAKEGGLLPLYPDALEEMGSDPAQKPFTDTFKVAKGFPASPNWAEANDTKAVLQNAAREVIEGKKSVDQALTDANTELETILNQ encoded by the coding sequence GTGAAGATCGTGAAGCTCGCGGTCGCAACCACCGCGACCGCTGCCCTGGCCCTGGGACTCGCCGCTTGCGGAAGCGACGACTCCGGAAGCACGACCGCCCCGTCGGCCTCCGCCGCCGCGAGCGGTCCGAAGTTCGCCGGCCAGACTCTTACCGTGTGGCGACTCGGTGCCCCCACCGACGTCTTCACCAAGTACATGGACGACCTGAACGCCAAGTTCAAGGAGCAGACGGGCGCCGAGGCGAAGGTCCAGTGGATCCCCTGGCCCGACGCGCAGAAGAAGTGGACCACCGCGCTCGCCGGCGGCGAGGGCCCGGACGTCACCGAGTTCGGCAACGACCAGGTCGCCGCCTGGGTGGCGCAGGACGCGCTCACCGACATCACCGACGCCGTCAAGAACGACCCCGAGCTCCAGCAGATTCCGCAGAACCTGTGGAGCTACGAGACGATCGACGGCAAGATCTACGCCGTGCCGTGGGGCGGCGGCACCCGCGCCGTGCTCTACCGCAAGGACTGGTTCGAGAAGCTCGGCATCGAGGTCCCCAAGACCTGGGACGACCTGGTCGCCGCGGCCAAGACGATCGTGGACAAGCAGGGCAAGGACGTCGACGGCTTCGCCTTCAACGGCGGCTCCGACGCGAACATGTCGCTGTCGCCGTTCGTCTGGTCGGCCGGCGGTGACTTCGCGAAGTTCGAGGGCGGCAAGTGGGTGGGCCAGCTCACCCAGCCGGGCTTCAAGGAGGGCTTCCAGTTCTACACGGACCTGGTCGCCAAGGACGGCGTGTCCGGCAAGGGCCGCCTGACGCAGAACTCCGTCGACATCGCCCAGCGCTTCGCCGCCGGCAAGGTCGGCATGTACGTCACCGGCGGCTGGGACATCGCGGCCATCAAGGAGCAGAGCAAGGGCAAGGTCGACGAGTCGAAGATGGGCTTCTTCTCGCTGCCCGCCAAGGACGGCTCCGGTCCGGCCCCGGCCTTCCAGGGCGGCAACGACATCGCCGTCTGGAAGGACGCCAAGAACCCCGAGCTCGCCCTCGAGTACGTCAAGCTCGCCGCGGGCAAGGAGTTCGGCGTCCGGTACGCCAAGGAGGGCGGCCTGCTCCCGCTCTACCCCGACGCGCTGGAGGAGATGGGCAGCGACCCCGCCCAGAAGCCGTTCACGGACACCTTCAAGGTCGCCAAGGGCTTCCCGGCCAGCCCCAACTGGGCGGAGGCCAACGACACCAAGGCCGTGCTGCAGAACGCGGCGCGTGAGGTGATCGAGGGCAAGAAGAGCGTCGACCAGGCTCTGACGGACGCGAACACCGAGCTTGAGACGATTCTCAACCAGTAG
- a CDS encoding M15 family metallopeptidase, protein MSDFSRDRSAVPALDEGPVLISDPRVTSIEVHECGEKLSDVRGRLRVDERLADPAGAYAHLREGLLARLEEAQDLLPAGCHLVVVEGYRPPSLQTKYFEEYKDELRAAYPRLTEAELHVAASRYVSPIEVAPHTAGAAVDLTLCDDDGVELDMGTAVNATPEQSGGACYTAAPVGAEARHNRDVLGAALEAAGLVNYPTEWWHWSYGDRYWAMTRRAPAAIYGPVEL, encoded by the coding sequence ATGTCCGACTTCTCGCGTGATCGCTCCGCCGTGCCCGCCCTCGACGAGGGTCCGGTGCTCATCTCCGACCCCCGCGTGACCTCGATCGAGGTGCACGAATGCGGGGAGAAACTGAGCGACGTGCGAGGGCGGCTGCGGGTGGACGAGCGGCTCGCCGACCCCGCCGGGGCCTACGCCCATCTGCGCGAGGGCCTGCTCGCCCGTCTGGAGGAGGCCCAGGACCTCCTGCCCGCCGGGTGCCATCTGGTGGTGGTCGAGGGCTATCGCCCGCCGTCGCTGCAGACGAAGTATTTCGAGGAGTACAAGGACGAACTGCGGGCGGCGTACCCCCGGCTGACGGAGGCGGAGCTGCACGTCGCCGCGAGCCGGTACGTCTCGCCGATCGAGGTGGCTCCGCACACCGCGGGCGCGGCCGTCGACCTCACGCTCTGTGACGACGACGGAGTGGAGCTCGACATGGGCACGGCGGTCAACGCCACCCCCGAGCAGAGCGGCGGCGCGTGCTACACCGCCGCCCCCGTGGGAGCCGAGGCGCGGCACAACCGCGACGTCCTGGGCGCCGCCCTGGAGGCGGCCGGGCTGGTCAACTACCCCACCGAGTGGTGGCATTGGTCGTACGGCGACCGCTACTGGGCCATGACCCGCCGCGCCCCCGCCGCCATCTACGGCCCCGTCGAGCTGTAG
- a CDS encoding ROK family protein has protein sequence MPQRPGTPRLLRQINDRAALELLISRGPLTRAELGELTGLSKVTSGQLLARLETRGLVTAAGERPGGRGPNAALYGVNPSSAYVAGLEVLPGSVTAAVADITGTVVAQVTVDPSEAGDPVGLVHEAVQRACGTAGIGLTRLRCFVIGTRGVVDPLTGDVRYSVDLPAWHVGILAGLRTLLGDSVIIENDVNLAALAEQAYGAARDADDFVILWTGVGQGLGVMLGNRLHRGITGGAGEIGWLPVPGEPLPSAVTAPQTGSFQRLVGGEALWNLARAHGLTTPDTRDAEVADLVRTAIDTGNDDFVEDLAGRLAVGVAAVSVVLDPGLVVLGGDVGRAGGGHLAERVEEAVARVCPSRPTVVATGVEGNPVLMGAIVAALDRAREEVFSDTV, from the coding sequence GTGCCTCAACGACCGGGTACGCCTCGCCTGCTCCGGCAGATCAACGACCGCGCGGCATTGGAACTCCTCATCTCCAGAGGCCCGCTGACCAGGGCCGAGTTGGGAGAGCTTACCGGGCTGTCCAAGGTCACATCCGGCCAGCTCCTGGCCCGTCTGGAGACGCGCGGCCTGGTCACGGCCGCGGGGGAGCGCCCCGGCGGGCGCGGCCCCAACGCCGCCCTCTACGGCGTCAACCCCTCCAGCGCGTACGTCGCGGGGCTGGAGGTGCTGCCCGGCAGCGTCACGGCCGCCGTCGCGGACATCACCGGCACGGTCGTCGCCCAGGTGACCGTCGACCCGAGCGAGGCCGGCGACCCCGTGGGCCTGGTCCACGAGGCCGTCCAGCGGGCCTGCGGGACGGCCGGGATCGGGCTCACCCGGCTGCGCTGCTTCGTCATCGGCACGCGCGGCGTGGTCGACCCGCTCACCGGCGACGTGCGCTACTCGGTCGACCTGCCCGCCTGGCACGTCGGCATCCTCGCCGGGCTGCGCACGCTGCTCGGCGACAGCGTGATCATCGAGAACGACGTCAACCTCGCGGCGCTCGCGGAGCAGGCGTACGGCGCCGCGCGGGACGCCGACGACTTCGTGATCCTCTGGACCGGCGTCGGCCAGGGCCTCGGCGTCATGCTCGGCAACCGGCTGCACCGGGGCATCACGGGCGGCGCGGGCGAGATCGGCTGGCTGCCCGTCCCGGGCGAACCCCTGCCCAGCGCGGTCACCGCGCCGCAGACCGGTTCCTTCCAGCGCCTCGTCGGAGGAGAGGCGCTGTGGAACCTGGCCCGCGCGCACGGCCTCACCACCCCGGACACGCGGGACGCGGAGGTCGCCGACCTGGTCCGTACGGCCATCGACACAGGCAACGACGACTTCGTCGAAGACCTGGCGGGACGGCTCGCGGTCGGGGTCGCGGCGGTGTCCGTGGTCCTCGACCCGGGGCTCGTCGTGCTCGGCGGCGACGTGGGCAGGGCCGGCGGCGGTCATCTCGCGGAGCGCGTCGAGGAGGCGGTGGCGCGGGTGTGTCCGAGCCGTCCCACGGTGGTGGCGACCGGAGTGGAGGGCAATCCCGTTCTCATGGGTGCGATCGTCGCGGCATTGGACCGAGCACGTGAAGAGGTCTTTTCGGACACCGTCTGA